The following proteins are encoded in a genomic region of Macrobrachium rosenbergii isolate ZJJX-2024 chromosome 31, ASM4041242v1, whole genome shotgun sequence:
- the LOC136855230 gene encoding CD63 antigen-like has protein sequence MAEPQMRGCGPLTVKYLVFFSNLIFCLSGLLLIVVGGVAQGFFCQYIQFFEGQYQTPAVGLIILGAIILAVSFFGCCGAKRDSVIMLWIFIGLMTVILLCEIATAVTVTVLRRDIEELVQKNLNETMSHYEDPKALPTMAWNEIQRKHRCCGVTSYLDWDNTPYGAEVSGVPDSCCIVENFGCGQDVFGFVPSGNDTVVPNIYSEGCYQALSDAARGNIGAIAGGVVGLACFQIQGIWMSSYLIKSVRERYEHL, from the coding sequence ATGGCAGAGCCCCAAATGAGAGGCTGTGGGCCACTGACTGTCAAGTATCTCGTCTTTTTCTCTAACCTGATTTTCTGTCTGTCAGGACTCCTGTTGATAGTCGTCGGTGGGGTTGCTCAAGGCTTCTTCTGCCAGTACATCCAGTTTTTCGAAGGCCAGTATCAAACCCCTGCAGTAGGACTGATCATCCTTGGCGCGATCATCCTGGCTGTGTCTTTCTTTGGCTGCTGTGGGGCAAAGAGAGACAGCGTCATCATGCTGTGGATCTTCATAGGTCTGATGACAGTTATTCTGCTGTGCGAAATAGCCACTGCCGTCACAGTGACTGTGTTGCGACGTGACATTGAAGAACTCGTCCAGAAGAACTTGAATGAAACGATGAGCCACTACGAAGACCCAAAGGCTCTTCCCACAATGGCCTGGAATGAGATTCAACGCAAGCACAGGTGTTGTGGAGTGACGAGCTACCTCGACTGGGACAACACGCCGTATGGGGCTGAAGTCAGTGGTGTACCTGACTCCTGCTGCATCGTAGAAAATTTTGGCTGTGGCCAGGATGTCTTTGGGTTCGTGCCCAGTGGAAATGACACTGTTGTTCCTAACATTTACTCGGAAGGGTGTTACCAAGCCCTTAGCGATGCTGCCAGGGGTAACATTGGAGCTATTGCTGGAGGTGTCGTTGGGTTGGCCTGCTTCCAGATTCAGGGTATCTGGATGTCCTCTTACCTGATCAAGTCTGTGAGAGAGCGCTATGAGCATCTGTAG